In the Cydia splendana chromosome 2, ilCydSple1.2, whole genome shotgun sequence genome, one interval contains:
- the LOC134804023 gene encoding D-aspartate oxidase — MDPSSLKIAVLGAGVVGMTVARLIQDELRHSKVTVVADTFKDDTLSTIAAGIFRPGTSFRGPNKETTQKWIDDSWHYFQNILITSEAANAGIMPVSSYIFSKNNYHVTRNHLIEHLVPIYRSVDDNELNICGEGWKYGSYFSTIKTECSAHLPWLERIILEKGAKIIKGKIDNFASLSHFDLVFNCTGFGAKYLCKDNDLVPLRGQVIKVKAPWLKSAFYGDYDSYIIPGFNGIATLGGTRQYDSYNVDVCKYDAAGIMDRCCELVPGLRSAEVLAHRVGLRPHRMPVRVEPETVDGVKIVHCYGHGGYGVMTAPGTAMHAVRIGLDSLRSGSFRNKL, encoded by the coding sequence ATGGATCCCAGTTCGCTAAAAATTGCCGTCTTGGGCGCTGGCGTGGTGGGTATGACAGTGGCTAGGCTGATTCAGGATGAACTCAGGCATTCAAAAGTCACCGTCGTTGCTGATACTTTCAAAGATGATACACTCAGTACCATAGCAGCCGGCATCTTCCGTCCAGGGACCAGCTTCCGAGGCCCGAACAAAgagactacacaaaaatggatCGACGATTCGtggcattattttcaaaatattttaatcacaTCTGAAGCAGCAAACGCCGGCATTATGCCGGTGTCATCATATATATTTTCAAAGAATAACTATCACGTGACAAGAAACCATCTAATTGAacatttggtacctatatacCGATCGGTTGATGACAATGAACTAAATATATGTGGCGAAGGTTGGAAGTACGGTTCTTACTTCTCAACGATAAAAACAGAATGCAGTGCGCACTTACCGTGGCTGGAACGGATAATACTTGAGAAAGGCGCCAAAATAATAAAAGGTAAAATCGATAACTTTGCATCATTATCGCACTTTGACCTAGTTTTCAATTGCACAGGTTTTGGCGCGAAATATCTGTGCAAAGACAACGATTTGGTTCCGCTGCGTGGTCAAGTGATAAAGGTCAAGGCGCCGTGGTTAAAATCAGCATTTTATGGGGATTATGACTCTTATATTATTCCTGGTTTTAATGGAATCGCTACACTCGGTGGGACGCGGCAATACGACAGTTACAATGTCGATGTGTGCAAGTATGACGCGGCGGGTATCATGGACAGGTGCTGCGAACTGGTGCCGGGACTGCGCTCAGCCGAGGTGCTGGCGCACCGCGTGGGGCTGCGGCCGCACCGCATGCCGGTGCGCGTGGAGCCCGAGACAGTGGACGGTGTGAAGATAGTTCACTGTTACGGTCACGGTGGCTACGGTGTCATGACGGCACCTGGCACGGCTATGCACGCGGTCCGAATCGGGCTCGACTCACTTAGGAGCGGCAGCTTTAGAAATAAGCTTTAA